From Malaya genurostris strain Urasoe2022 chromosome 2, Malgen_1.1, whole genome shotgun sequence:
aattaAATTGTAGtcccatatatttatctagcTAGAAATTAGtgactttataatttgacatggaatttcaacgcccaatatgAAACGTAGAGTCGGCTCATACAACtatcagtttgacagtaaagtttcatgatgccattacttctTCAAATGAagtactgtctctgagcgtatctttttcctataaatcatattttctattagtttttaattcatttggcttctccaatatatgtttccactaagtcattgcaaaaaaattgaatatcagttcaaattggtttcaaattataatataaatggatttcacagatttccatattaatttgtgatttgtccgttgattgatagacttttatctcgacactggaatcaaatactaaaagatggCTTCTTACTTTTAGTGAGATCTGTATAAGTCTGTATTAAATtggggaaatctgtataaaatctgtactctatattaaatctgtatgagcatgtaaaaatctgtgtaATACAGATAAAACTGtacaaatggcatctctgcctcagtaactggtaatgtcaaaacgtaatcccttaaaaaaatgttgaaactggcaacacatgttgataaattattgattttaattaaCAGTTAccgtaaccttggttactgcattttGAAGACatgagaaatgtaaacaaaacaaactgcaaatcggatattTGAAAGCGAATAATTAAAATGGATTTTCCGAGTGGGAAAATCTTTTCCCGTGGAAACTGCTTCAGTATCAGAGCAATGGATCGACTAGTCATTCGGATTTGCTAAAAAAGAATTCTTCTGTTGAGAAAACCGAAAAGGATTCACTTGCAATTGAACGAACGAAGTTTTCTACGGATTTAAAATCCTACATTCAAGTCTGTGTTatggaatttttttcatgaattgtaTAGATATACTAACATTTACAGTCAGCCCATCGATAAAATAATTGGGTTAAAAATAATGTGAGCTGTGAGTGTACTTACTATTTGCAAGCGATAATCAGTGATCGTAAGACGACGCAAAAAACTTTAGAAAGCTTGAAAGTCGCTGAAGGAGAAGCGAAAAGAATTTCCTGATTATACTTATAAGAattattcattattattataaaatccGTGTGAGTGAGTGAGGGAGAAACATTTTCTTCGAGCAATAATAtgcataaaacaaaaaatatctggtaacttaaaagaactatctttttctTTTGTGCATCCGGATCAATataataccacagactaacagacaggacactcaaattagattctttaatcattttaacgatcatttcgaatattccttcagttgggacagtacacgcttatgtcatgatgtcgccacgttaccctatcaaaaaacatcctgtctgtcatctagactgtgtttatttttttcatttaccaacagagttgcatttcatacagaattacctgtaatgttttgatttgtttacctccatgcgaatttcatgcaggatacagtacAATTTTATCctgcgttttgttacaatatttactctgccgccacttaatttcgggtgaaaattaccaacacaataaaaaataatatagatgagcatcgttgagaaaaatagacGGTTACCtctcaacatcgctaaaaaagttaaatatattatcaacgtaatccaataatttattgtgataattcattttcaaatattatgatgaaatcaggcatcccggcaagcagctgatcggtgttgacaaacgaggggaaaccaactagtaaaaaaactttcacataacacaaggggtgtaccgatagtaaatagttcgcgcagtacaatataggtggaactagtacatcacgaaaaattatttgtataagaatttactcatactgtcatgtctgttagtctgtgataataCTTCTCGAATATTATTAATTATACTATTTTCCTTGCGTAACTCTCATCTTGTGATTGGAAGTGCTATCAAAGGtattggttttgttttttaGCCATGCATCGATTGTGGCACAACGAATTAGATGATGATTAGTACAGTTGCTTTGAATACGAAagatttttatagaaaaaaaaaacgtaacgtGGAATTTAAGAGTGGCTTATATTTCCCCTTTTTTATTTTACTatctttttcataaaaatattgatattataaATCTGCCTCCTGAGCTTTGCTTCTGTAATGACTGTTAATATCCCACTTCATGAGCACTGCAATGAATAGAAATgaatctgaataaaaaaaatatgcaataaacAGGTTGTTGAAGATAATGTTTGGAGTGTTATGATAGTATGTTTACATACAAAAGAATTAATGCTCTCAAAACACAGAAACAAAATTGAGGCACTCACTTTAATCGTACTGATGATGGCTGTAGCATTTCATTGGTCTAAATCCTCGAGTTGTTCTCAGGAATTCACTGAGCTGGCGCAGAGGGAACCAAATTAAAAACTTATGGAACGAttccacaactttctcaaaatgtttgtttatttatccttgggatccttggtaactagttcatagcaacttaagcagtgttgctcgagtaacacattattttttatctttatcagggggtcgctatatttttggtaactggcggtaaatcgttaacggacaattttaatgcaaatttttaaatcaatggaacgagtgtcggaatgatccagcgtatcaaaaggcgaaatcacctgaagacctacaagaagcagaaaatctcgaaacaaagtgtagaacagaagaagcgaacagcaacaagggcccggaaaatgtattcgcgtcttttgcagtgtccggatgcatgcgttttgatggacgatgagacttatgtaaaggaggactcaaaaacccttccaggtccacaatactttactgtcgtcgttggagaggatgtgagcgatgcggacaggtcgattcaagtggagaaactcggtcgaaaggaactggtatggcaagcaatatgttcctgtggtttgaagtcaaccattttttacactaccggagctATAAATGCATATAAGAGTAtatgtatataagaagcatagtacacctccactgttttggccggacttAATGTCGGctgactatgccaaaaccactctcaattggcttgcggaaaagggtataaatttcgttgataaaaatatcaatccaccaaattgccctcagcttcgacccatcgaacgttactgggcaatcgtaaatagggtcttcaagaagactggtaaggcagctgggaacatgcaggagttaaaaaaacttttaaaaaactAAAAGCGTCCAAaatatgcgatgcaacacttgtccggaacttgatgaagaacgatcgatcaaaagttcgaaaactcgtgaaggaataacttaaatttcatccggttttcattatgctcatgtttaacctcgtacaacaaaagatcaatttttagtttgaaaaaaaaatatcgttttttgtcataatttgaaagaaaaaaatgtggatagcttattttcgatacactccttatttaaaTAGAGAGTGAAtagattatgaaaaaaaataagaatgTTTTGcttgtcgaataaaaaaaagtaactaTTAAAAAAGtgagtggataatgtcagagacataaccgtatGACGTGAAAACGGATGTAAACAATCTTTCAAGCCCGTCGATGTTAAACAATGTGGAGTCCATTTACCTCTAAAAGCGAAAGAGCAGTTGTATCTCTACTTAACATATTACTAATCCAAGCCTAGATCGAAATCCCGATTCTAAAACCCAGATCTTAATATGGAGCTAGACTCGTAATATAATAAGTCTAGATCAAGGGATAATGCTTGATAAAGGATTTAGAGAATAAACTATGCGGAGTATGACGAGTGCTCTTCGTTTTTTGGTAGCACTTTAAATAAGTTTAAAGAAGTCATGGGAGCTGCTGACAAATTGCAAACACTCAGTTGATGAATCATGCTCGTCATTAATCACCAAAATGCATTTCCACCCGGTTCTACTAAGGATCTctccaaaaaatcaaaatctggtATTCCATGTCGGAAGCTTATGTACGAAAGATtagttttcttttataatttcatGTGTTATGTAATACAGTCATAAAATGCTACGAGCTTGATGAAGTACAATTCTATTGAACAGGACTTTTATACGGAAACTGAGGAAAGATTTTTCAAGGTCCCAAGCTATCGAAGTTCGCAAAGAAATATCTTGTGAAGCAGGCTAGCTGTTAATGTGGCTAGAAAAGAGACATTTACATTGAGAATGTAACCATTAACCAGCAAATTTTGGACCGGCGAACAGACGTCCAGGGCCCGACCATCAAGCGAAACCTAAAGAAGTCGTGCAAGTTGCCAACAGGATACCACCTAAGGCAAACTAGTATTCTGTGGCGAAGAAAgtgaccaaaaaagatttgataAACTCTTTGAATATACAACCCGGATACCAGAATTAACTTAATATTTTACACCTCACATGAAAGTATCTTTCTCAAATATAGACCGGTGACCGCAAGCGGGACCCATCAGTTTCACTTAGACAGGAGGTGGAGAACAAGGTGCGGTGGaagaaaacaaattgaattgCTTATTTATTGTCTTAGAATTTAATAATTCAACACTCACCGTAGAGAGGCCTGTTCGAAACGACTGGAATAATTGAAAATGAAGGCCGAACGTGACACGGTCTAGTGCTTCGAAACTGAaagtgtttttgttgttgttattgttattgttattgttcgaagtagagtgactataatcagagtggcgacagctgttcgtttggaatgacagctcccagttccaaacgagcaaacgacctgtcaattcaatgtaaaggtaatggaatgttttgaattgttgccaaaattacggatgagatgtcgtcactctggttataggcactctagttcgAAGCATTCCATCTGACAGTTGAAAGGGGAAATAAAACCTGATTTTCTATTTCGGTGTGTGTTCGCTGTCACCAAAGCCTACTTGTCTGATTACTTTTAAATGTTCGGGATATGACCGAGTGAATGTGAGCTATGAATTGACTCGATTTTCATGGTACTTTTATTgaacatagaaaaaaaattgaatcacaTCGTACATTAATGAAAGTattctgcaaaaaaaatatctttttccaTTATTAGAGAAACTCAATGAACTAGGAACTAGGAATAAAATTTCCCTATCGGCGTTTTTCACTATTGTTGAATTAAGGAAACAGAattattataaataaataaaggcacattcaatgtttattttttcttctttcagtTAATTTCACCTGCTTCTACTTGGTTGTGCAACTGCCGGATTCAAAGCGTTACTCGCGGGAGCGGCATAGACAGGACCGTAGCCTCCGGTTAGGATGCCGTTGCCATTGTTACCATTCACGTACGGCGTTACTGGCGCTACCGGTCGCGGAACTCCACTGTTGACTCCTTGCGTTGCAGTCACTGGTGCTGGTCCGGTGGAGTTGTTTGGTCCCGTTTGAAAACGGGTGAACGAAACTGCTGTAGCGTCCGAAAAGGGACGGCCATGTTGAACCACTTgctgctggctggctggctgggaaCCGGCTGCTGGAGGAGACACCTGAGCAAAAGGTGGGAATTGGGGAATTTGTTGGAAACCAGGAAACGGTATCTGAGGAGGCACCAAACCACCACCAAAGGCCGGAACTGGGGGTATGGCGTTGTTGTAGATCGGATTGAAGAATGCTGTTTGAGGAGGAACTCCCGGTCCAGTTGGTAAATTTAAGGGACCATTTACGAACGGATTTTGTTGAGGAACTCCAAAGCCGTTGGGTGCGAGGTAAGGATTGAAACCATAATATCCGTCCAGAGGTGCGTTGAATGGTGTCAACGGTGACTGGGCCAGTGATGGGTAGTCTTGGTATCCAGGAGGAAAGAATTGTCCTTGAGGCTGCACTGGTACTACAATTTGAGCAGCAATCGAGACCGCAAGGGTTGTGAGGATAAGGATCTATTCGTgaaaaaaaacatactttttttgcaaaaactgaactaaaaAATGTCACTTCTTTGCATACCTTCAACATCGTGCAGACGATTGGCAAACCGAACAGCCGGAGCTTCGAAGAAACTATGACCGGTTACTTCCGATAACAACAACTTTTATACACTATTAAATTAACCACTTGTTAATCGTCCTCCAACATCCGTGGATGATGATAAATTTGAACAGATTTTATTTAGAcaatatttttcgttttttatttcTACTGGTGGTCAAGGCCGAGTTTCATTTTCGCTACGCACCTTACTGCATTTAattcttctatttttttttgctactgCTGACTGACTATCGAGTCATAAATAAATACCTCAGGTCAGTGAAGCTTAACCGTGCGTCAAAGTAGGCGTATTTGGCAGTGGATGAAGGGTCGTCCTCCATTCCATGGCAACGCTTCTatctgattttaaaaaatacaaTAGTGTTTATGTATTTAACTTGTGTTAATTGAATTTTTCGATGATGGTCATTTGTAGACGACCTTCACCTGAAAATGGATAACGGAATCGGAAGCATAGGTTGCCGGTAATCAACTTTGATGACCAAGCATTGCAAAATGGTAAAATTGAGTCAAACTTACGGTCAATAATGCGATTACAGTGATTGCAAGGAGCTGGTCTGAGGTTAGTGTGATTTTCAGATTCTTCTTAGTCATCAATCCAAAACTCTGGAACCAGGAGCCATATCCGGAAAAATCTAAAAGTGTTCTAttggacaattttttttcctcgaAAACTTGATCCAACCATCTCCGATCAAAATGGCATTGATCTAGCTGCGAATGGCGATGATTGAATTTTGGTCAATACTCTTTATTTAAATTCTAGAGTAAAGTAAAGAACTTCTTTTTTGGTTTCAACCGACATTGCAGCCGATTTATCATCGATATTGAAGCAATTCCACTCCAAATCGTCCATGGATGCCAAAATTCTACCACGAACCCCGTCAAAACTTTGCATCGGTATGGCAAATAAAGTATTGGTCTAGAGTTTTTTTCTCTCATTTTTGAAAAGGGTTATCAAGGCACATTTTCCTACCCTACATCGGTGAAAAAACCAGTGTTGAAAACGAGAACGCTAGTAAGGAACAACCGTTCAGAATAATTTGACAAGAAAGGTGCAGCTACCAGTTGATAACTTTGGTAGTGTGTTACTTTTTTTCCAATACAGTATGGGACACTAACACTCATGTGATGCCACCGATGCTGCACCTTCCGATTCTACCAAATTTTCTATgttcagtgcaaccagtttatcaaaggcgCGTATAGAATTTAATTTCGAACATtctatttattcaataatatatgctTCAACAAATGTAAAGCatgatttcaaattgaaatagtaaatttgatcaatttttcgtcAATGTTTGATGAAAAACTGCATACATTTTTAGGTTTTGATTGTTTGTTACATATTAGATAGTTTAGCTACACTGCTTCAGTGCATCTGTATTGGATTGCGCGatacaaaattaacaaaattgaACGTGTTTTGtgaaaaagcagttttccgaagGAATAAATAGTTTTTCAGCAACATACCGGCTTTGCGAGGCAAAAGTTTCTATTGCCGTGGAATTTTAACAAAAGATATACGAACCTTTATTTTGAAGCCAAATCTGCGAAAGAAAATCTAAATTGAAATGTGTTAGTTGCTGATGGAGTGTATGGTAGTGCaaggaaactgaaactgaaacttcagtgactgaaaaaatcacatcTATGAttctcattcatgaaacaagcatccgcAAAATTCAGAGCCCAATCGAAgttcaaagcaaagtcttggcattgcattccttttgtggaatttggcctttctgtatcaacagactttgcagccgacacatagcgtacagaatcattgcatggctagtactatgatcctactgacactaagaatccttccaggtaggtgctcgaacatacgaccactggcttgtaagaccagcgccgtcaCGTTTCAGTTAGACACCGAAGTAATTCGAGCAAGatttaataattatatttttaacaataataaaaTCTCTACTGAATGAATTCGCCACCGAATTGCCACTGAGCAATAATGACTGCAATATTTTCGAGGCACGTAGGGTGGtaaatatgaacaacaatatttcaTTCTACAATTCAAATAGTTATGATAACGACGGAgggctgttttaattccagctggctgactacactgcactatttagattaaacccaataaaacgctattaaGCATGAAATTGATTCATAGAAAtaacaggagtgcagcattTTGCATGTCTCGAGCACACAGCAGCCGCAGCGAaaacctgcactcctgttacttctgcgtaagaTACTCAAGTTAAATTGGGTAATATTTTTAATCAGCAGCATAACAGGATTTGTGATTGTTTCTACAATtagcaaagataaactcaagatggagtgGTCAGCGATTTCTTATGTATTATTTGAATATGACctctcgatgagctcggttcactgtcagtttcagtcttttgaCGCAAAACAACAAGCATCTGATCGCAAgctgcgtcgtaactatgacaatgactgtttatgtttgaaacaatatcaagttacagtatgaacgaaattgaacaattttgcttcatatccagtgattcttacaataagaaagtaaaaactaTTAACTTAGAATCATtatctagaatttatttagtttgttattgtaggtcccgggttggcggttcaatgcataggacgctggtcttacaagccagttgtggtgtgttcgagccccgacctggaaggattcttagtgtcagtaggatccatagtactagccatgcaatgattctgtacactaagaatcggctgcgaagtctgttgaaacagaaaggccaaattccacaaaaggaatgtaatgccaagactttgtttcATTGTAGGTTCCATTCCTCAGAGCTAAAcgcagaagaactagttcttctgtgagcgtATCTGCTGTTtgacattcgcagtgtgagtttcgcttcaaacaaatccagcttctggtcgtttgcattggagaaaaagaaaacgaaaagtggacaacgatggggaacattacacAAAGTCGGTTGTTCTAATAGCTCTGAattttatctaaagaactattaagattgcttttttgcaaatcgaaggtagaaatcatcagtttagtgcaaatctagaataatttgattagctttgtgtttACTTCGCTGTGCGAAGTTCGCATCAAACGAGTGCATATAATGCTAGCATTTGACTGCATCGCGTTCAAGAAAaaagttccgaacagtgtttaatatcgcagAAAATTTTGCCCTTCtaaatgccagaaatgaatcccgtacagcatttcgaTAGTTTGATATTAGTGAACGATTATACGACTTATGGTACGATTCTGTAGGCTTAAACCAGCAATTGATTGGGAATGGTGCCCTacttcctggaatacaaacgtaatcatccgTAACTAAATAATCTTTTCCAGGACAACAAAGCAACTGACGGTCCATTCAGGACTCCAAAAGTAACGCaaagaacttatttagaaaagTCGATTAAATCGCCGACCTGCTTCCaagaatacaaacgcaatcatCGGAAACCAATATTTGTCCTTTTCAGCTCTACAAAATCTTTaacggtcaaacggtatcaaatcaattgATATTCAGTCACATCTCGAATAGATATTACTTCAGATTgtagaaaaactaaaaatttaatcTAGACAGGCAACAGAATGAAATGAAGTCCAATATTAGCATTTATATAGAACATTGAAACCTATAAATCATATTCACAGTTGACAGAATattctcagatttgaatgaaactttctgagcATGTAAACTTTGTCCTTAAATGTCACATTGcacactttgtttttttttccaaaattgatatagactgtcttttaaaaagggctaaacttttttcaaatagttgacGAAAAATGACAAAGCCTACAAAAACGTAAGTCAAATTTTCCAATCAAAATCTGAAAAACTTCCATATCGAACTgactttaaaaattaaaaatcaatttacaaaaaaatacatttttcagtttaacaaaaaaaattacagtatcTTTTTATCAGTACTAAACTAAACTGGAGGTTATTATCGTCCAAAAAAtcaatgaatctcaatttgaGAAGGCATTTCTCAGAATACTAGCTGCCCGATATTTGCAAATAGGATCAGTAATggacaaaaaaataattatagttTACTTTTTCTCCTAAAACTGTCCGCTTTACGTTACATGAACGGTTTGAAGGGAACATAACAACCTACCTTGGGataaagtttcattgaattcgaa
This genomic window contains:
- the LOC131428018 gene encoding uncharacterized protein LOC131428018 gives rise to the protein MLKILILTTLAVSIAAQIVVPVQPQGQFFPPGYQDYPSLAQSPLTPFNAPLDGYYGFNPYLAPNGFGVPQQNPFVNGPLNLPTGPGVPPQTAFFNPIYNNAIPPVPAFGGGLVPPQIPFPGFQQIPQFPPFAQVSPPAAGSQPASQQQVVQHGRPFSDATAVSFTRFQTGPNNSTGPAPVTATQGVNSGVPRPVAPVTPYVNGNNGNGILTGGYGPVYAAPASNALNPAVAQPSRSR